Genomic DNA from Limanda limanda chromosome 8, fLimLim1.1, whole genome shotgun sequence:
CCCGTTAGTGTTGTGTTACTAACGTCGACTCTCCTCCTGCAAACGGACCAAACGTGCACGACTGTGGCTGACGTCATTACCGTAGAgacactgtgcccccccccccacccgcccgcCCGCCCTGCGTGGAGGCGGGTGGggtgttgccatggagacgggATGCAGGAGGGgttcatgtgtatgtttttAGGTCATTTCTAACACTCCAGCCGTCGCACGGAGCCGATGTGGAAACTAACCTCAATAGAACTGTagaaagtttatttatttatttctaggAAACCTCGTTGTTTATTGTTTAGTCCCTCTAATTTGTTTACAGGGCATTTTGTGGAAAGTGCTTTTCAAATAAATCTGGAGTTTTtttccatctgtttgttttttggttatttttgtctcatttgttcttcacttcatttttatttagaaCGCAGCAAAaatatttaacctttttttaaatgtaacctTTTTAACCAGGAAAAGTCAAATGTTATATGTTGAGCCAATAACTGAAAATATACATAACAGTCTTCTAGCATGACTGAAAACATAATATTAACATAACAAGAGTTGACGTTCATTTTAGCAACCGAATGACGCTTTACTTATAGTCTACATTTGACCATATTCAGCCACAGTGTTAATAAACATAATACTGATTGGCTGATAATGACAATAAGTATgaatatgtttgtatttatcttGAGGTTATTTTTAAGCtttcaatattttttctttacGCCCGATGAAGGATTATGAATTTTCGAATCGAAACTATTCTAATCTCCTTATTTTGAAGTACATCACTGTGATAATCTGCTTTTTGTGCCTAAACATGTGTGCTGAGGatctttttatatttgatctgtactttcttttaaatttctttttaatgtttagTTTAGTCTCATTTAGTTTTGCAGCTtctacagcagcaggaaggattCACGTCAGAATCCTGAGTTCATTTATTCCACcaggatgaagagcagatgaGATGTTGTGTTATCTTGTCTCTACGCTgtcagtgttttgtgtttctgtggaaCTTACTCTGCCTCCACGTGTTCTGCTCACGTGTAAAGAGAAGTGCTGAAGCTCGGCTGCTGCAGGATCCATCAGAGACTTGCAGGCGGTTTTATAAAGTCCTTTATCCCGTTTCTGCTCCAACTTGTCCACTATGACTAAGTAGATGAAAGATTTCCAAACCTCGGACACGCCTCGTGCTCGGGACCTTTCCTGTGCAGGTGTGGCCATTGTTGGCCGACAGTATGTGTGTCAAATGGCTGCTTgtactttatttaaaaaggcTCAGTGCCAAGTTTACTCCCGTGCATCAGTTTGACAAGTTTTGTGAGTAGTAGCagaattttaatttaaacttcAGACGTGTCTTAAAGGAACTGGGCCGAGTCGAGTGAACGTGTGACGGAGGCAGAGCAACAATCAACCACGAGCTGCTGAaactctttttctcctcttgatatttgtatgttttttgcattttatcCCAAAGAATTAAAGttgaaacataaataaaaccaaacctcGTTTCTCTCGAGATCTCTTTggttcacaaatacacactttaCTTTTACATTGAGCATTTTTTAAAGTAAGATTTATTGCTGTTCTTCTATGAAAAACCATGTGATGGTGCTTTGGCAGTAAACTGTGGTGGAAGCTTCAAGCCGCCTCAGAGGTTAACATGACACCCAGCAGGCAAATGTTTCTGGAGCCAAAGAAGCGAATCCTCTCAAGTATTCAGAGCATCCCCAGCAGCTCAGGGGGGGGAAGTGGCTGACTGGTCCGAGGTCAGTCTCACAGGCCGGTGATGAGGAGCAAGAGGACAGGGAAGCTCAAGTTTAAAGTTACTTCCACATGGAGGAGGAACCAGGCCCGATGAACAAAGTTAAATTGGCTGATACAACAAATTACAAATGTGTCTTTAACACTAGATTATTCCACACAAGCTTCCATCTGTAAAATGTTGAATGTTCTCTTTTAATCCTGCTCAGTTTTTACACATTTAGCATTTTCAACTGTGTCAAACATCACAGCAAATGAGAAGAGAAGTTGAGATTAATGAGATTAAATTCAAAGTTGATGCAAATATATGTAAATTTGCACCTGGCGACAGGagcttgtgtgtgagtcagtgttgtGTCCACCGTTAGTCGTAAAACCCTctgagtcatttaaaaaaagttgattCAAAGACCAACACCTCCTGCTGGTTAAGATCCTGGGACATGATGGAAAACTCCAGAAACATAAATGTGCTGATCATGTTGCACACAAACTCCAGAAATATCTCTTTTAGCTTCTTTAATGTTTGGACGTAGCGTCTGTGGCCTGAAGGACGCTGCAACTCCAGTGATGAACTTCAGGTTTACACCAAAGCTGCAGAGCAACAAGATAGGATCATACACACAGACCACGACAACAATACTTTACAGATCCTCTGCAGAGCGCAGGAACAACGTTGTTAACGTCATGACAACGATACACAATGTTACTCCGAACCAGTGTTTTAGGAAATTGCATTATATGGGAGGCCGCTGCACTTTGCTGCAACATTTCACACGAGGCCTCAGTCGACCTCGAGGGTCAGAGTCCGTCACGTCTCAGGGTCGAGCGGCGGCCGAGGCCCCGAGAGGCTCCAACCTGCTGGAGGAGGGAAGTCCGCTGTGTGAAGCACGAGCTGGAttctcaaataaatatttattggaTCCAGCTGAAGCATTTGCTGGAAGTAAAGTGTGTTAACTGGGAAAGAAGCAACATCTCTAGATTCTTCGTCATTATTGAGAGGAggatctgtgagaggagaatctgttACAGGAGAATCGTTGAGAGGAGAATCTttgagaggagaatctgtgagaggagaatctgtgagaggagaacctgtgagaggagaatctgtgagaggagaatctgttACAGGAGAATTGTTGAGAGGAGAATCTttgagaggagaatctgtgagaggagaacatgtgagaggagaatctgtgagaggagaatctgtgagaggagaagaggagaatctgtgagaggagaacctgtgagaggagaacctgtgagaggagaatttgtgagaggagaatctttgagaggagaatctgtgagaggagaatctgtgagaggagaacatgtgagaggagaacctgtgagaggagaatctgtgagaggagaatctgtgagaggagaatctgtgagaggagaagaggagaatctgtgagaggagaacctgtgagaggagaacctgtgagaggagaacctgtgagaggagaatttgtgagaggagaatctgtgagaggagaacatgtgagaggagaatctgtgagaggagaatctgtgagaggagaagaggagaatctgtgagaggagaatctgtgagaggagaatctgtgagaggagaagaggagaatctgtgagaggagaatctgtgagaggagaatctgtgagaggagaagaggagaatctgtgagaggagaacctgtgagaggagaacctgtgagaggagaatctaTGAGAGAAGAATCTTTGAGAGGAGAACCTATGAGAGGAAAACCTatgagaggagaatctgtgagaggaaaacctatgagaggagaatctgtgagaggagaatctgtgagaggagaatctgtgagaggagaatctgtgagaggagaacctgtgagaggagaacctgtgagaggagaacctgtgagaggagaatctaTGAGAGGAAaacctgtgagaggagaatctgtaagaggagaatctgtgagaggagaatctgtgagaggagaaccatgagaggagaacctgtgagaggagaatctgtgagaggagaacctgtgagaggagaacctgtgagaggagaacctgtgagaggagaacctgtgagaggagaaccatgagaggagaacctgtgagaggagaatctgtgagaggagaatcttTGAGAGGAGAATCTTTGAGAGGAGAACCTGTGAGAGGAAAACCTATGAGAGGAGAATCTATGAGAGGAGAATCTATGAGAGGAAAACCTatgagaggagaatctgtgagaggagaatctgtgagaggagaacctgtgagaggagaaccTGTGAGAGGAAaacctgtgagaggagaatctgtgagaggagaatcttTGAGAGGAGAACCTttgagaggagaatctgtgagaggagaatctgtgagaggagagtctgtgagaggagaacctgtgaaaggagaatctgtgagaggagaatctaTGAGAGGAGAACATGTGAGAGGAGAATCTATGAGAGGAGaacctgtgagaggagaacctgttagaggagaatctgtgagaggagaatctaTGAGAGGAAAACCTatgagaggagaatctgtgagaggagaatgtgcgagaggagaatctgtgagaggagaatttGTGAGAGGAGAATCTATGAGAGAAGAATCTTTGAGAGGAGAATCTATGAGAGGAGAATCTATGAGAGAAGAATCTTTGAGAGGAGAATCTATGAGAGGAGAATCTATGAGAGGAAAACCTatgagaggagaatctgtgagaggagaatgtgcgagaggagaatctgtgagaggagaatctgtgagaggagaatctgtgagaggagaacctgtgagaggagaatgtgcgagaggagaatctgtgagaggagaatctgtgagaggagaacctgtgagaggagaatgtgcgagaggagaacctgtgagaggagaatctgtgagaggagaatctaTGAGAGGAGAATCTatgagaggagaatctgtgagaggagaatctgtgagaggagaatctaTGAGAGGAAAACCTatgagaggagaatctgtgagaggagaacctgtggGAGGAGAATGTGcgagaggagaatctgtgagaggagaatctaTGAGAGGAGAATCTatgagaggagaatctgtggaggagaatctgtgagaggagaacctgtgagaggagaaccTTTGAGAGGAGGCCATGTTGGTATATCCATGaagtctcctctcttctcccggCTTCCAGCTCGTGGTTGGTCACCTTCACTTTGATGAACACTGTGTCTCTCAAGCTGCAATATCAGGCTCTTGATTCTACTTGTGTTGGAGACATCGCTGTAAATCAGGACTTTCTTCATAGAGGCAGTACATATGTCATAGTTTTCAAATATCCTGGACAAATACAACCGGCAGTACAAGTACAACGTAAATCATTAAGTACTAAAACAACCTTAAATTTGGATTCCAGATGTCAGAGGCCagagcaaagagaaaacaaccTTTATTTAAAACTGATTCCAAACATCGTTCAGAAtccagagaggaaagaggaagtggaaacttTTATGGATTTTGACCTTTTCGAGGACAGAATAGTTTCAGTTGCATGTGAGAATCATTCAAAGAATCTATAAACTATAAAGTAGAATTAGAAGCTGCAGGGCTGACGTGATGTTTACAGAATGATCTGTTTCTCTGGGGGAAGTTTTTTTCTGAAtcgtctgtccgtccgtctgaAACCAATAACACAGCATTTTCATGTTCTCCAGCGGCTCACTGTGTTCTCTGTAACTGACACAGGTGTTTGTTCTTCAGATGTGATTTCTgacgcctcctcctctccactgtgtgttctgtctctttcccaggctcctctgctgctgctgctgctgctggagataaCCTCTGTGTGAGCGGAAACCAGCGAAAACAAAGAGTCTGGATCCACACGGCAGGGAGCACTGACAGGTGTGAGGGCTGATTCCCACTTCCctgtgtcaacacacacacacagacacacacacacacacacacccacacacacacacacacacacacacacacacactgaatcatCCACATGTAGCGACACGtgcgtacacacaaacaccggcATCAAACGGTCACAGTTTACTGGTCTTTTTCTATTATCTGTGAAGTTTAAAGAAAGActgatgaagacacacacacactgacacacacacacacacgcacacacacacacacacacacacacacacacatctcccctTCCTCCCAACATCCAGAAACAAAGCTGGAAAAGAACGCCGCCATCTTGCTCGTGTAAAAGTAACACATCAAATCAAGTAACAaatccaacacaaacatcagtgtgataagaacaaacCTAAAAAAGATGATTTGACTTTTCAGTTCaggtccgtgtcccatctgccaacacagaggaggcggggtttatgacactactgcaggcagccaccaggggggcgaTTTAAaggctttggcttcatttttgggaGCTCttacgtcgtccatctttatttacagcctgtGATTGTCCCCCagttgtttgttggtttcagtaaaagtgaatataaataaatgtgagtgtgaggaTTATCAGTTTCTGAGCAGCAGAATAAATTCCGTTTCCCATGATGTTAATTAaacagttttgtgtttatttcaccTTCAGCGACAGCGACTGTTTAAAAACCTTTAACGTCACAACCATGGTGATTTCCCGTCGGTTCCGGTTCTCGTCCtttattctctctctgcagcctcagTCACGATCTCACGTTAACGGGAACCGGCCGCAGCGCTGAGTCACAGGTGGAGAGCTGCCGCCTGGTTTCATGTCTTCATTAGAGTAAACAACATTCGATGGTGACGTCTGTTCCCTTCGTCTCAATCACATTAACTCTGGAAAGTACCTGTGTTCCCAGGGAGGCTTCAATTACCTCGGATCAATCTGATCACGTCTTAT
This window encodes:
- the LOC133009041 gene encoding uncharacterized protein LOC133009041, coding for RRGESVRGEPVRGEPVRGEPVGESVRGEPVRGEPVRGEPVRGESMRGKPVRGESVRGESVRGESM